A portion of the Stigmatella aurantiaca DW4/3-1 genome contains these proteins:
- a CDS encoding bpX6 domain-containing protein, whose amino-acid sequence MSRPAPVSPRQHVHRGTLEVAAFWFDPALLGEQEARARVLAGWTSGAGVFAVAGGWLLRLARPRRQACATAPGLPLTLEAEVLMAAPLSGPERGRLAPPAGSAVLVRAGHAEVFPLDASCRVDVAAWLEVSDWNLLPVKGLGAPPPPVTVLEPVAMPPRSAFGPGLPAAAPEAESMRARMKGTVGAGATQSVPGGSAPASWWTRWRAWLQARWGSAASPPPATSAASGLARAKGRGAGASPSQAQKLFSRFSAWVLRSTPLGALLSQRQAEYVRRLFDLFEQGDLQEALRYAIPLGAQMTEPERVALGLPGPRESLTIRPRAAGAASIMGGGAQVYDALKERYRAAFQRLKREGRIDEAAFVLTELLGAHEEAVSFLEEHGRLRLAAELAEGRGLPPGLVVRQWLLAKEPGRAVAIARRSGAFADAVLRLESSRHPEARTLRRLWAEMLAETGDYLRAVTVIWPLEEEHPRARRWLERGIAVGGVGGARALARLVAFFPETFEASRGPVLALLEDGSRERASERAAFAAALVRESQTDAASGFEGAVVRALLRDRAAGHRLEVGVLTQLLKKPGCGPLRTDLPKVPNAHRPPWGEDPQAGMLTEFLAAAEAGPYPLHDAVALSGQRMLLALGEAGVRLIRADGTCVAHFDVPAFSLVPSVHEDRMVALAPRGELQRLSRIELGARRAVHWCDARVDAFAPSHDGSRWFIAEGDTVMAVDVLESGAFRALWRVSQLEGPVLALDVDDGWLRFVTWNAPSAQYWNYALENGPTLRSRLAQRGGTNLPMVTLNTVTGKAEREKNFFFAMPWILRTVQVGLNKEALLHGKSGSLQARFVFEGEEPVGARFWGDALLLFDKMGRLLRVDLTEGTARRVPLG is encoded by the coding sequence ATGAGCCGCCCGGCGCCGGTGAGCCCCCGGCAGCATGTGCACCGAGGCACCCTCGAGGTGGCCGCGTTCTGGTTCGATCCCGCGCTTCTCGGCGAGCAGGAGGCGCGCGCGCGCGTGCTGGCCGGGTGGACTTCCGGAGCGGGCGTGTTCGCGGTGGCGGGAGGCTGGCTGCTGCGGTTGGCGCGTCCCCGGCGGCAGGCGTGTGCCACCGCGCCCGGTCTGCCCCTGACGCTGGAGGCAGAGGTCCTCATGGCCGCGCCACTCTCGGGGCCCGAGCGGGGGCGGCTCGCGCCTCCCGCGGGTTCGGCGGTGCTGGTCCGAGCCGGTCATGCGGAGGTGTTCCCCCTGGATGCCTCATGCCGGGTGGACGTGGCGGCGTGGCTGGAGGTTTCGGACTGGAACCTTCTGCCCGTGAAGGGACTGGGCGCTCCACCTCCGCCTGTCACCGTCCTCGAGCCAGTGGCCATGCCTCCGCGCAGTGCCTTTGGGCCGGGCCTCCCGGCCGCCGCCCCCGAGGCGGAGAGCATGAGGGCACGCATGAAGGGGACCGTCGGCGCGGGGGCCACTCAATCTGTGCCGGGCGGCAGCGCCCCAGCCTCCTGGTGGACCCGGTGGCGTGCCTGGCTCCAGGCGCGATGGGGCTCTGCTGCCTCCCCACCACCGGCCACGTCGGCCGCATCAGGGCTCGCGCGGGCGAAGGGCAGGGGGGCAGGGGCGTCTCCTTCCCAGGCCCAGAAGCTCTTCTCGCGATTCTCTGCGTGGGTGCTGCGCAGCACGCCGTTGGGGGCGCTGCTGAGCCAGCGCCAGGCAGAGTACGTGCGGCGGCTCTTCGACCTGTTCGAGCAGGGAGACCTCCAGGAGGCGCTGCGCTACGCCATCCCCCTGGGCGCTCAGATGACGGAGCCGGAGCGCGTGGCGCTGGGGCTGCCGGGGCCGAGGGAGAGCCTCACCATCCGGCCGCGTGCGGCAGGCGCGGCCAGCATCATGGGCGGAGGGGCTCAGGTCTATGACGCGCTCAAGGAGCGCTACCGGGCGGCCTTCCAGCGCCTGAAGCGAGAGGGCCGGATCGACGAGGCGGCCTTCGTGCTCACCGAACTGCTGGGGGCTCACGAAGAGGCGGTGTCCTTCCTGGAGGAGCACGGCCGGCTGCGGCTGGCGGCCGAGCTCGCCGAGGGACGAGGGCTCCCCCCGGGGCTGGTGGTGCGCCAGTGGCTGCTGGCCAAGGAGCCGGGGCGCGCGGTGGCCATTGCCCGGCGCAGTGGGGCCTTCGCGGACGCGGTGCTGAGGCTGGAGTCCTCCCGCCATCCCGAAGCGCGAACCCTGCGGAGGCTCTGGGCGGAGATGCTCGCGGAGACGGGAGACTACCTCCGCGCGGTGACGGTCATCTGGCCGCTCGAGGAAGAGCATCCCCGGGCTCGCAGGTGGCTGGAGCGGGGAATCGCGGTGGGAGGCGTGGGGGGCGCCCGGGCGCTGGCGCGGCTGGTGGCGTTCTTCCCTGAGACCTTCGAGGCGAGCCGGGGGCCGGTGCTGGCGCTCTTGGAAGATGGCAGCCGGGAGCGGGCGTCGGAGCGGGCCGCCTTCGCGGCGGCCCTGGTGCGGGAGAGCCAGACGGACGCCGCGTCCGGCTTCGAGGGGGCCGTGGTGCGCGCGCTGCTGAGAGACAGGGCCGCGGGCCACCGTCTGGAGGTGGGGGTCCTCACACAGCTCCTGAAGAAACCGGGATGCGGTCCCCTGCGGACCGACTTGCCCAAGGTGCCGAACGCGCATCGCCCGCCGTGGGGAGAGGACCCGCAGGCGGGCATGCTCACGGAGTTCCTGGCGGCGGCCGAGGCCGGTCCCTACCCCCTTCACGACGCGGTGGCGTTGTCGGGCCAGCGCATGTTGCTGGCATTGGGGGAGGCAGGGGTGCGGCTCATCCGGGCCGATGGCACCTGCGTGGCGCACTTCGACGTGCCCGCCTTCTCACTGGTGCCTTCGGTGCACGAAGACCGGATGGTGGCGCTCGCGCCCCGGGGAGAACTCCAGCGGCTCTCCCGGATTGAACTGGGCGCCCGCCGCGCGGTGCACTGGTGTGACGCCCGGGTGGACGCCTTCGCGCCGAGCCATGATGGCAGCCGGTGGTTCATCGCCGAAGGCGACACCGTCATGGCGGTGGACGTGCTGGAGAGCGGCGCCTTCCGGGCGCTCTGGCGTGTCTCCCAGCTGGAGGGCCCGGTGTTGGCACTGGATGTGGATGACGGGTGGCTGCGATTCGTCACCTGGAACGCCCCCTCCGCTCAGTACTGGAACTACGCGTTGGAGAACGGTCCCACGTTGCGCTCCCGCCTCGCGCAGCGCGGTGGGACGAACCTGCCGATGGTGACCCTGAACACGGTGACGGGAAAGGCGGAGCGGGAGAAGAACTTCTTCTTCGCCATGCCGTGGATCCTGCGCACCGTGCAGGTTGGACTGAACAAGGAAGCGCTCCTCCATGGGAAGAGCGGGAGCCTCCAGGCTCGGTTCGTTTTCGAGGGCGAAGAGCCCGTGGGGGCCCGCTTCTGGGGGGATGCGCTGCTGCTCTTCGACAAGATGGGGCGGTTGCTCCGGGTGGACCTGACGGAAGGCACGGCGCGGCGGGTGCCCCTGGGCTAG
- a CDS encoding AAA family ATPase, with protein sequence MSPSPLSFELAAASLREALTDAGTGLVEREAMVELVALSAVAGEHLLVIGPPGTAKSEAVRRTARALGGSYFEYLLGRFTEPSEIFGPVDLRKLRDGLVETETAGMLPEAEVAFLDEVFLGSTAILNTLLGVLNERMFRRGHTRKPCPLRVCVGASNALPEEESLAAFADRFLARIFVEPVPDPRLEELLAGGARLWREAEARVASLEALDVLARVAQEADLGPVRPHLAHALRTLRASGIGLSDRRAVKAQRLIAAAAALAGRRTPGPADLWPLFYVVPTKEGQELAREVLRELLASTENSALAAAALEASAGPLARAQRIARDGRKLLESPPTAGTAGEVSAWRLKLEGVAREMDAGFAPEALPPELRVLREELRTLLESKAPEQALA encoded by the coding sequence ATGTCTCCCTCGCCTCTCTCCTTCGAGCTTGCCGCCGCCTCCCTTCGCGAGGCCCTCACCGATGCGGGGACGGGCCTGGTGGAGCGCGAGGCCATGGTGGAACTGGTGGCGCTGTCCGCGGTGGCGGGCGAGCACCTGCTCGTCATCGGCCCCCCGGGCACGGCCAAGAGCGAGGCGGTGCGCCGCACGGCGCGGGCCCTGGGCGGCAGCTACTTCGAGTACTTGCTCGGCCGCTTCACCGAGCCTTCGGAGATCTTTGGCCCGGTGGACCTGCGCAAGCTGCGCGACGGGCTGGTGGAGACCGAGACGGCGGGCATGCTGCCGGAGGCGGAGGTGGCGTTCCTGGATGAGGTGTTCCTGGGCTCCACCGCCATCCTCAACACGCTGCTGGGCGTGCTCAACGAGCGGATGTTCCGGCGCGGCCACACGCGCAAGCCCTGTCCGTTGAGGGTCTGTGTGGGCGCCTCCAACGCGTTGCCCGAGGAGGAGTCGCTGGCGGCGTTCGCGGACCGCTTCCTGGCGCGCATCTTCGTGGAGCCGGTGCCGGATCCCCGGCTGGAGGAGTTGTTGGCCGGGGGGGCCCGGCTGTGGCGGGAAGCGGAGGCGCGCGTGGCTTCGCTCGAAGCGCTGGATGTGCTCGCGCGCGTGGCCCAGGAGGCGGACCTGGGGCCCGTGCGCCCGCATCTGGCCCACGCGCTGCGCACGCTGCGGGCCTCGGGCATCGGCTTGTCGGACCGGCGGGCCGTGAAAGCCCAAAGGCTCATCGCCGCGGCGGCGGCACTGGCGGGCCGGCGGACGCCAGGCCCGGCGGACCTCTGGCCACTGTTCTACGTGGTGCCGACGAAAGAGGGCCAGGAACTGGCGCGCGAAGTGCTGCGGGAACTGCTGGCCTCGACGGAGAACTCGGCGCTGGCGGCGGCGGCGCTGGAGGCGAGCGCGGGGCCATTGGCCCGGGCGCAGCGCATCGCCCGGGATGGGCGCAAGCTTCTGGAGTCCCCCCCCACGGCGGGCACCGCCGGGGAGGTTTCGGCGTGGCGGCTCAAGTTGGAGGGAGTTGCCCGGGAAATGGATGCGGGCTTCGCCCCCGAGGCACTGCCTCCGGAGCTGCGAGTCCTGCGAGAGGAACTCCGCACCCTTCTGGAAAGCAAGGCCCCGGAGCAGGCGCTGGCCTGA
- a CDS encoding esterase family protein: MNREYHRWHSERLGRDMEVLLYGHAGEPVLLLPTSRGRFYQAEDFGLIGAIADRIQAGRYLVVCADSVDEESWFNTGAHPHDRVARHAAWESYLLNEVVPLVQNRSTGGRLTLAGCSFGGFHTYNVGLRHPNVFRRLISMGGKFETDDFLDGYHDESVYFHSSTQWLTGLSDPAQRAALQKVEMILAVGEHDFCRPSNENLSTLLWRQDIGNHLAVWGGGTHDWPVWRQMIQQYLPW; this comes from the coding sequence ATGAATCGCGAATACCACCGCTGGCACAGCGAGCGTCTGGGCCGGGACATGGAAGTGCTGCTCTACGGGCACGCGGGGGAGCCCGTGCTGTTGCTGCCCACGAGCCGGGGCCGCTTCTACCAGGCCGAGGACTTCGGACTGATTGGCGCCATCGCCGACCGCATCCAGGCGGGCCGCTACCTCGTGGTGTGCGCGGACTCGGTGGACGAAGAGAGCTGGTTCAACACGGGCGCCCATCCGCATGACCGGGTGGCACGGCACGCCGCGTGGGAGTCCTACCTGCTCAACGAGGTGGTGCCGCTGGTGCAGAACCGCAGCACCGGCGGACGGCTCACCCTGGCGGGGTGCAGCTTCGGCGGCTTCCACACCTACAACGTGGGCCTTCGCCACCCGAACGTGTTCCGGCGGCTGATCTCCATGGGCGGCAAGTTCGAGACGGACGACTTCCTCGACGGCTACCACGACGAGAGCGTGTACTTCCACTCGAGCACGCAGTGGCTGACGGGGCTGTCGGATCCGGCCCAGCGCGCCGCGCTCCAGAAGGTGGAGATGATCCTCGCGGTGGGCGAACACGACTTCTGCCGCCCCTCCAACGAGAACCTCTCCACCCTCTTGTGGCGGCAGGACATCGGCAACCACCTGGCCGTCTGGGGCGGCGGGACGCATGACTGGCCCGTGTGGCGCCAGATGATCCAGCAGTACCTGCCCTGGTAG
- a CDS encoding TIGR02266 family protein encodes MGLLFSRDEIFVVDDCRMTRAMVCDLLVRLGCEPVPLDSGAACLEALGQRVPSLVLMDLRMEGMQGDEACRRVKAHPAARDVPVVMLTGASAPHEVMLCSRAGADDFLPKPVDADALTAKVLAVRAAREYARQRPPAGLGVLLAEGSRSLGAFLGGALQHEGFHVLCTGNPKEALAQATEHEARVDSLVIDVSRSFTSGDGMALAARFRELCPRKPMVLVSSVEEPTEVHARAQELSGGPLLERRHLTPGVLVARVLERIHPGLTSVRAAERVPLFSVVEFSARSGSTLTGFSSDASPEGLFVRTLTPARSGTRLSLQVMLAGQRAPSAVEALVAWSNPLRGGSAFQSSIGMGLRLERVDTHMAMQLQRFVPRSHGFSLASPRRPSTF; translated from the coding sequence ATGGGACTGCTCTTCTCACGGGACGAGATCTTCGTTGTCGACGATTGTCGGATGACACGTGCGATGGTGTGCGACCTCTTGGTCCGCCTGGGATGCGAACCGGTTCCCCTGGACAGTGGCGCGGCGTGCCTGGAGGCGCTGGGGCAGCGGGTGCCCTCGCTGGTGCTGATGGATCTGCGGATGGAGGGCATGCAGGGGGATGAGGCGTGCCGCCGCGTGAAGGCGCACCCCGCTGCCCGGGATGTCCCCGTGGTCATGCTCACCGGCGCCAGCGCTCCGCACGAGGTGATGCTCTGCTCGCGCGCGGGCGCGGATGACTTCCTGCCCAAGCCCGTGGATGCCGATGCGCTGACGGCGAAGGTGCTGGCGGTGCGCGCGGCGCGCGAGTATGCCCGGCAGAGGCCTCCCGCGGGCTTGGGGGTGCTGCTGGCGGAGGGAAGCCGCTCCCTGGGGGCATTTCTGGGCGGAGCGCTGCAACACGAGGGCTTTCACGTGCTCTGCACGGGCAACCCGAAGGAGGCGTTGGCGCAGGCCACGGAGCACGAGGCCAGGGTGGACAGCCTCGTCATCGACGTGTCGCGCAGCTTCACCTCTGGCGATGGCATGGCGCTGGCGGCCCGGTTCCGGGAGCTCTGCCCCCGCAAGCCCATGGTGCTGGTGTCCAGCGTGGAGGAACCCACGGAGGTGCACGCGCGGGCCCAGGAGCTGTCGGGAGGGCCCCTGCTGGAGCGGCGGCACCTGACGCCGGGGGTGCTGGTGGCCCGCGTGCTGGAGCGGATCCACCCGGGACTGACTTCGGTGCGCGCCGCCGAGCGCGTGCCCTTGTTCTCCGTGGTGGAGTTCTCCGCGCGCAGTGGCTCCACCCTCACGGGCTTCAGCTCGGACGCCAGCCCCGAGGGGCTCTTCGTGCGCACCCTCACCCCGGCGCGGTCGGGGACGCGGTTGTCCTTGCAAGTGATGCTCGCGGGCCAGCGCGCCCCTTCCGCGGTGGAAGCCCTCGTGGCCTGGTCCAACCCCCTGCGGGGCGGCTCGGCCTTCCAATCCTCCATCGGCATGGGGTTGCGCCTGGAGCGCGTGGACACGCACATGGCCATGCAACTGCAGCGCTTCGTGCCCCGCTCTCACGGATTTTCACTCGCCTCCCCCCGGCGTCCCTCAACTTTCTGA
- a CDS encoding beta-propeller domain-containing protein, producing MKWTWGSFGLALAAVGCGGGEGEWEQPPNQPVSSEARLEGFAGCSELEAYIEDTAVLDMRTQLSWQRRWRNGGIGVPDMGAGEPPMASPEAPGSGGDSSGGPNDYTDTNNQVAGVDEADFVKNDGTRIFVISGQKLYVHKSWPAASLQAQGSLALEGYPREMFLTDQNRVIVFSGVMVAAEATGGNSGGKSPAPDVSDSAPCSPMGCGGYGANATKVTVVDVTDPASPRVADELYLPGMYAQARRSNGTVRMLLNETFQWPQGVRWYMEGSFSTEKQWKKALRELMNQNERLIRQQTLAQWLPSGWRKAADGSKVEVQHDCQSFYRSNTPTQLGFVTVATLNLEGNETLSLNNTHLLAPPGELYASKDSLYLANTHWWWWPENDQKTYSYLHKFDLRQPGEARYVGSGVVEGTLLNQFSMDEHEGVLRVATTLSTLEVNDNSPWGSQKLSSRITTFREEGGRLKEVGKSVELADGERIYSARFMGPKGYVVTFRQTDPLFTFDLSDPAHPRKVGELKVPGFSTYIHPLGETHLLTIGQHVPENPNDPTPRGLKLSLFDVSDMSHPTEAFTLRVGSSSGWSDASYDHKAFNFFPAKGLLAIPFAEYLPYASDYWSGFRSELRVFRVDAATGFTAVGALPMSDLYNTNPYSGWTWYWSPTVRRSVMADDYVYAISDAGVRVANVNTLQVPLATVQHEREIPSP from the coding sequence ATGAAGTGGACATGGGGAAGCTTCGGATTGGCACTGGCTGCCGTGGGGTGTGGCGGTGGAGAGGGTGAATGGGAGCAGCCGCCGAACCAGCCGGTGAGCAGCGAGGCGAGGCTGGAGGGCTTTGCCGGGTGCTCGGAGCTGGAGGCTTACATTGAGGACACCGCCGTCCTCGACATGCGCACCCAGCTGAGCTGGCAGCGGCGGTGGCGCAACGGCGGCATTGGCGTTCCGGACATGGGCGCCGGAGAGCCGCCGATGGCCAGCCCGGAGGCGCCTGGATCCGGCGGGGACTCTTCGGGCGGGCCGAACGACTACACCGACACCAACAACCAGGTGGCGGGGGTGGACGAGGCGGACTTCGTGAAGAACGACGGGACGCGCATCTTCGTCATCTCCGGCCAGAAGCTGTACGTGCACAAGTCCTGGCCCGCGGCGTCCCTGCAGGCGCAGGGCAGTCTCGCCCTGGAGGGCTATCCGCGGGAGATGTTCCTCACGGATCAGAACCGGGTCATCGTCTTCTCCGGCGTCATGGTGGCGGCGGAGGCCACCGGAGGGAACTCGGGAGGCAAGAGCCCGGCGCCGGACGTCTCGGACTCCGCGCCCTGCTCGCCGATGGGCTGCGGGGGCTACGGCGCGAACGCGACGAAGGTGACGGTGGTGGACGTGACGGATCCGGCGTCTCCCCGGGTGGCGGATGAGCTGTACCTGCCGGGGATGTATGCCCAGGCGCGCCGCTCGAACGGGACGGTGCGGATGCTGCTCAACGAGACCTTCCAGTGGCCCCAGGGCGTGCGCTGGTACATGGAGGGCTCGTTCTCCACGGAGAAGCAGTGGAAGAAGGCGCTCCGGGAGCTGATGAACCAGAACGAGCGCCTCATCCGCCAGCAGACGCTGGCGCAGTGGCTGCCGAGCGGCTGGCGCAAGGCCGCGGATGGCTCCAAGGTGGAGGTGCAGCACGACTGCCAGAGCTTCTACCGCAGCAACACGCCCACCCAGCTGGGCTTCGTCACCGTGGCCACGCTCAACCTGGAGGGGAACGAGACCCTCTCCCTGAACAACACCCACCTGCTCGCCCCTCCCGGAGAGCTGTACGCGTCCAAGGACTCGCTCTACCTGGCCAACACCCACTGGTGGTGGTGGCCGGAGAATGACCAGAAGACCTACTCGTACCTGCACAAGTTCGATCTTCGCCAGCCAGGCGAGGCCCGCTACGTGGGCAGCGGCGTGGTGGAGGGCACCCTGCTCAACCAGTTCAGCATGGACGAGCACGAAGGGGTGCTCCGGGTGGCCACCACCCTGTCCACGCTGGAGGTGAATGACAACTCACCCTGGGGCTCGCAAAAGCTCTCCAGCCGCATCACCACCTTCCGCGAGGAGGGGGGGCGGCTCAAGGAGGTGGGCAAGAGCGTGGAGTTGGCGGACGGAGAGCGCATTTACAGCGCGCGCTTCATGGGGCCCAAGGGCTACGTGGTCACATTTCGGCAAACCGACCCGCTCTTCACCTTTGATCTCTCGGATCCCGCCCACCCGCGCAAGGTGGGGGAGCTGAAGGTGCCGGGTTTCTCCACCTATATCCACCCGCTGGGGGAGACGCATCTGCTCACCATCGGACAGCACGTGCCGGAGAATCCCAACGATCCCACCCCTCGCGGGCTCAAGCTCTCCTTGTTCGACGTGTCGGACATGAGCCATCCCACGGAGGCCTTCACCCTGCGCGTGGGTTCGTCCTCGGGGTGGAGCGACGCGTCTTATGATCACAAGGCCTTCAACTTCTTCCCGGCCAAAGGGCTGCTGGCCATTCCTTTCGCGGAATACTTGCCCTATGCCTCTGATTATTGGTCTGGATTCCGCAGCGAGCTGCGGGTCTTCCGGGTGGATGCGGCCACGGGCTTCACCGCGGTGGGAGCACTGCCCATGTCGGATCTGTACAACACGAACCCCTACAGCGGTTGGACGTGGTACTGGAGTCCCACCGTGCGCCGAAGCGTGATGGCGGATGACTATGTCTATGCCATCAGCGACGCGGGGGTGCGTGTGGCCAACGTGAACACCCTTCAGGTGCCACTGGCGACCGTGCAGCATGAGAGGGAGATCCCTTCTCCGTAG
- a CDS encoding MATE family efflux transporter — protein MSTSVKSRREELRELTRLAVPIAIAQGGQALMGLVDTLVVARAGTSALAAVGLAHNLFFAISSVGLGLMMGFDPLMSQAIGAKNPDRARALLWQGAWAALGVGLVLGSLLLTLPSLLPLVGYEESTLVGTRSYLQWRAPALIPLLIFLMFRAYLQSTASLRPLVVATAVANLFNLGAGILLVFGGGVLPEGWGSLRNIPAMGADGSAVATLLSTLLEVGILGIAVRALGRPGATHSRWPKWADLSQAARVGLPIGLHLAAEVGIFSLAGAMAFRISPESMGAHQIAIAYASLSFTIAMGIGNAGSVRVGWAVGAHNTPQARRSGFTAFVGGACFMGVSGLVFALFPQQMARLAGAPTEVIPLVVPLLMVSAVFQIFDGVQGVGAGVLRGTGATRFTFVANMVAHYGVGLPVSLWLGFGMGMGVVGIWWGLSAGLICVAFSLVWRFHRLSSGVLRPLEA, from the coding sequence ATGAGCACCTCCGTGAAGTCCCGCCGTGAAGAACTCCGAGAACTGACGCGGCTTGCCGTTCCCATCGCCATCGCCCAGGGGGGCCAGGCGCTCATGGGCTTGGTGGACACGTTGGTGGTGGCGCGGGCGGGCACCTCGGCGCTGGCCGCCGTGGGGTTGGCGCACAACCTCTTCTTCGCCATCAGCAGCGTGGGGCTCGGGCTGATGATGGGGTTTGATCCGCTGATGTCCCAGGCCATCGGGGCGAAGAACCCCGACCGGGCCCGGGCCCTGTTGTGGCAGGGCGCCTGGGCGGCGCTCGGGGTGGGGCTCGTGCTGGGGAGCCTCCTGTTGACGCTGCCCTCGCTGCTTCCGCTGGTGGGGTACGAGGAGTCCACCCTGGTGGGGACGCGCTCCTATCTCCAATGGCGCGCGCCGGCCCTCATCCCGCTGCTCATCTTCCTGATGTTCCGCGCGTACCTGCAGTCCACGGCGAGCCTTCGGCCGCTGGTGGTGGCCACCGCGGTGGCGAACCTCTTCAACCTGGGGGCGGGCATCCTCCTCGTCTTTGGCGGGGGCGTGTTGCCAGAAGGGTGGGGGAGCCTGCGGAACATCCCGGCGATGGGGGCCGACGGCTCGGCGGTGGCCACCTTGCTGAGCACCTTGTTGGAGGTGGGCATCCTGGGCATCGCGGTCCGCGCCTTGGGGCGGCCGGGCGCCACGCACTCCCGCTGGCCGAAGTGGGCGGATCTCTCCCAGGCCGCGCGGGTGGGGCTGCCCATTGGGCTGCACCTGGCCGCGGAGGTGGGCATCTTCTCGCTCGCGGGCGCGATGGCGTTCCGGATCAGCCCGGAGAGCATGGGCGCGCACCAGATCGCCATTGCCTACGCGAGCCTCTCCTTCACGATCGCCATGGGCATTGGCAACGCGGGCAGCGTGCGCGTGGGCTGGGCCGTGGGGGCGCACAACACGCCCCAGGCGCGCCGCAGCGGCTTCACCGCGTTCGTGGGGGGCGCGTGCTTCATGGGCGTGTCCGGGCTGGTGTTCGCCCTGTTTCCACAGCAGATGGCCCGGCTGGCCGGGGCTCCCACCGAGGTGATTCCGCTCGTGGTGCCGCTGCTCATGGTGAGCGCCGTCTTCCAGATCTTCGACGGGGTGCAGGGCGTGGGGGCGGGCGTGCTCCGGGGAACGGGGGCCACGCGCTTCACCTTCGTGGCCAACATGGTGGCCCACTATGGCGTCGGCTTGCCGGTCTCCTTGTGGTTGGGCTTCGGGATGGGGATGGGCGTGGTGGGCATCTGGTGGGGCTTGAGCGCGGGGCTCATCTGCGTGGCGTTCTCCCTGGTGTGGCGCTTCCACCGGCTCAGCTCGGGAGTGCTGCGCCCCTTGGAGGCCTGA
- a CDS encoding Hsp70 family protein, which yields MQEPVIGIDLGTTNSAVATVEGGQARLIPSRSGGRLTPSIVGLTREGARAVGLAAQRLAEVQPDAVVWATKRFMGRRCTPELVQQSRRMVPFPLIAGPTGDVRVRLAGRALPVTQVAAMVLGELKLDAEACLGGPVRRCVITVPAHYDDNQRSATREAAAIAGLEVMRLVNEPTAAALAYGLASGFEGNALVFDLGGGTFDVSILEVKDGVFEVKATGGDASLGGEDFDQRIVQWLLAQVDGAFRETVSQDAVSMRRLKVAAEAAKRELTEYEETLISVGDLGDHSGPGTPRVTGVETVLTRSFFETLSEPLSRRCLAVCESVMREAKMSPRSVDAVLLVGGMTRVPLVRRLVQDFFGRLPTTELNPDEAVALGAAVQAHELATQSGAALLLDVAGQSLGVGVLGGRVKRLIAKNTNVPVVTRQIFLPGRSGQAEARIPIYQGEGEFQDENHKLGEVVLRNLQVGYRSDIQLEVTFTLSSEGMLSVRAVDLRTGTVEQVRLEARNSLPVPEAQQLSQEQAQYASVQAQQDGRRAEEKLRRLLERGEKLSRMLQRTAQESPGTEARFAVGTMRSLLDHGRAALQAGNIEQCARVARQLTTVLTGRPV from the coding sequence ATGCAAGAGCCTGTCATTGGGATTGACCTGGGGACCACCAACAGCGCCGTGGCCACGGTGGAAGGAGGCCAGGCGCGCCTCATCCCGTCGCGGTCCGGAGGGCGGCTGACGCCCTCCATCGTGGGATTGACCCGGGAGGGGGCGCGGGCGGTGGGGCTGGCCGCGCAGCGCCTGGCGGAGGTTCAGCCGGATGCGGTGGTGTGGGCCACCAAGCGCTTCATGGGCCGGCGCTGCACGCCGGAGCTGGTGCAGCAGTCCCGGCGGATGGTGCCCTTTCCGCTGATCGCCGGGCCGACGGGGGATGTGCGCGTGCGCCTGGCGGGAAGGGCGCTGCCCGTCACCCAGGTGGCGGCCATGGTGCTGGGCGAGCTGAAGCTGGACGCGGAGGCGTGCCTGGGGGGGCCCGTGCGCCGATGCGTCATCACCGTGCCCGCCCACTATGATGACAACCAGCGCTCGGCCACGCGCGAGGCGGCCGCCATCGCCGGGCTGGAGGTGATGCGGCTGGTCAACGAGCCCACGGCGGCGGCGCTCGCCTACGGGCTGGCGAGCGGCTTCGAGGGCAATGCGCTGGTGTTCGACCTGGGCGGCGGCACCTTCGATGTGTCCATTCTCGAGGTGAAGGACGGCGTCTTCGAGGTGAAGGCCACCGGGGGCGATGCGTCGCTCGGGGGCGAGGACTTCGATCAGCGCATCGTGCAGTGGCTGCTGGCCCAGGTGGACGGCGCGTTCCGCGAGACGGTGAGCCAGGATGCCGTCTCGATGCGCCGGCTGAAGGTGGCGGCGGAGGCGGCCAAGCGCGAGCTGACCGAGTACGAGGAGACGCTCATCTCCGTGGGGGACCTGGGGGACCACTCTGGACCGGGCACCCCGCGGGTGACCGGCGTGGAGACGGTCCTCACGCGCAGCTTCTTCGAGACGCTGTCCGAGCCGCTGTCGCGCCGCTGCCTGGCGGTGTGCGAGTCGGTGATGCGCGAGGCGAAGATGAGCCCCCGGTCGGTGGATGCGGTGCTGCTGGTGGGGGGCATGACGCGGGTACCGCTGGTCCGCCGGCTGGTGCAGGATTTCTTCGGCCGCCTGCCCACCACGGAGCTGAACCCGGACGAGGCCGTGGCGCTGGGGGCCGCGGTGCAGGCGCATGAGCTGGCCACGCAGTCGGGCGCCGCGCTGCTGTTGGACGTGGCGGGACAGTCGCTGGGGGTCGGGGTGCTGGGGGGACGCGTCAAACGCCTCATCGCCAAGAACACGAACGTGCCGGTGGTGACGCGGCAGATCTTCCTGCCAGGCCGGTCGGGACAGGCCGAGGCCCGCATCCCCATCTACCAGGGAGAGGGCGAGTTCCAGGACGAGAACCACAAGCTGGGCGAGGTGGTGCTGCGCAACCTCCAGGTGGGCTACCGCTCGGACATTCAACTGGAGGTGACGTTCACGCTCTCCAGCGAGGGCATGCTCTCGGTGCGCGCGGTGGACCTGAGGACCGGCACGGTGGAGCAGGTGCGGCTGGAGGCGCGCAACAGCCTGCCGGTTCCGGAGGCGCAGCAGCTCTCCCAGGAACAGGCCCAGTACGCCAGCGTCCAGGCCCAGCAGGACGGCCGGCGGGCGGAGGAGAAGCTGCGGCGGCTGCTGGAGCGCGGAGAGAAGCTGTCGCGGATGCTTCAGCGCACCGCCCAGGAGAGCCCGGGCACGGAGGCACGCTTCGCGGTGGGCACCATGCGCAGCCTGTTGGACCACGGCCGTGCCGCGCTCCAGGCGGGCAACATCGAACAGTGCGCGCGTGTCGCACGTCAGCTCACCACGGTGCTGACGGGCCGCCCGGTCTGA